taaactttatataaaaagggtgatatttgtaaataatttattcgcagtcagatgaaaataaaataaaattgataaacgAGTGAAATCATTAGTGTCTCAGggaaagtattaaaaatttccCCACACTAAGAGGTGGCGACCCTGCCAGGACACACGAAACCTACGAGTTAGTAAAGAATGGACCAAGAGCGAATTTACCAAAGAGAAGTCAGCATGATaagaataaacattaaaaacatagaACGCAACACGATTAATGGCGACAAATCAAGCATAATCTTGGCGCTGgacaaaataacaaatttattggGAAGATTTGAAATGGCAAAGGATGAGCTGACCAGGAAAATGCTTGACGACGGCGAAAGCATCGATTCAGTTGAAGAATGGCTTTCGAAACCAGTAATGGAAGTAGAAGCAGCAattgaaatcaaaaacaaaatggtGGACAAGTTGGATTCGATAAATAAAAACGAATGCGTCAGAAAATTTGAGTATGAAAAACAAATAGTGGAACAGCAGTTAACGATTCAAAAAGAAGCAGAACAAGCCTCATTGAGAAAACTTCAAAGCGAAGAAGAATGGtatttaaagaaactaaaaatgaaagaaacatTGCGTAAATCTCTTGGAAACGAAAACGAAGCTACTAAACAATCTGTCAAACTTCAAAAGTAcacaattacaaaatttaatggcGATTATAAAGACTGGTTGCGATTTTGGAATCAATTCACGGTAGAAGTTGACAACCAAACATATCGAACATCAGCAAATTCAACTACTTGCTGGAACTTGTCGAAGGAAAACCCAGGGAGGATATACTTGGTTTACCTCATTCGTTGGAAGGATACGATGAAGCTAAACGCATACTACAAGAAACTTACGGAAAAGATATTTGGGTTCACAAAGCATTGATTAAAGATTTGGAAGGATTGACGGCTATACATAGCTCGTACAAAATCAAAGAAGTTCACGACTTTTACAACAATCTTGCAAGAACTGTACGAACATTGAAAACTATGCAGAAACTACAAACGGCTCAATCATTCGTGTATTCATTGATGGATAAACTTGGACCAGTTCGTGAAATACTTACACAAAACGATGATGGATGGGGAGAATGGGGACTGGAGCAACTTGTCGAAAAGTTGCAAAGGTACATTGAAAGGAATCCGTTGAACTCAACTTTTAACTCAAGCGACGAACAAACAAAGGGCGATAAAAAGAACACGAACGTTCAGTCAAGGCCCTATGAACATCGAAGCACTACGTTTAAACAATACAATGGCAGTCTTTATGACAAAGAAACCAGGGCAACTAGTGGAAAGCATGGATGTGTCTACTGTGGGTTACAAAATCACAAAAGCGAAGATTGTACAAAAGTACTAACTGTTGCAAGACGCAAGGagattttaacaaacaaaagattATGTTACAACTGCATTGGTTACGGACACTCGGCGGTAAATTGTAAATCAAGAGGATGCAGAAAGTGCAACAAAAAACATCACACGTCCATTTGTCAAGATAGGAACGCAACAATGGATGGTaacattgaaaagaaaaaagaaaacatgggAACGGTGCTTAATGCAAGCACAACTATTCACCCAACAGTGATCGCAAAAGTAAATGGTGAAAAAGTAAGGATAATGTTGGATACGGGTGCTGGAAGTTCCTATATATGTACGAATTTGATAACAAACTAAAGTTGAAACCTACACGAAAGGAATATAAAAGTATTGAACAGCTCTATGGAACTGTGGACAAGCGTGTGGAAATATATAAGGTTACGCTAGAATCAACGACAATACCGGAATTTAGCATCAAAGTCGAATGCGCCAACGCAGAAAAGGAAACACTCACCTTTTTACCGAATCCGATGATCAAGGATGTTAAGAAGCATTTTGCAAAATTGAGGAGGCTGAAATTTAGCGATGATGAAGGGAGTGACGAACTTCAACCTGTTCACATTATACTCGGTGCGGCTGATTATCAGCGAATAAAACCACGGAACCGGTAGTTCTCGGAAAAAATCCGGATAAAGATCCCGGAGCCGAATTAACGATGTTGGGATGGACTCTTTCTGGGAGACGAACACAATTTAGTTCAGGTATTGAGAGAAGTTTCTTATTGAACACTGGTCGTGATGAGTTTGAGCAAATGTGTAGTTTAGAAGTACTTGGATTATCGGACACAAATAGTGAGTCAATGTTCCACCAAGACTTCAGCGAAAAACTGCATCAAACCGAAGAAGGTTTCTATGAAACCAGAATGCCGTGGAAAAAGGGTGTTGTTAAACTACCAAATAACAGAAACCTGGCTCTTAAAAGATTGGGAAGTGTGACGACTcgattgaaaaaacttaaaaaactagaACAGTATAATGAAATAATGATGGAACAGATCAATGAGGGAATATTGGAAATGGCACCAGAAAAACCTACGGGAGAAATTATTCACTACGTTCCTCATCAAGTAGTAGTCAAGGAAAATGCCGAGTCAACAAAAATGAGAATTGTTTATGATTGTTCAGCTAGAAAAGACGCTAAGTCACCTTCATTAAACGACTGTCTAGAAGTGGGACCATCGCTGCAACCATTAATTTTTGACATACTCGTACGAAATCGAATGAATAAACTCTGCGTTTTAGCTGACGTGAAGAAGGCGTTTCTACAAATTCGAATACACGAAATGGATAGAGACGCACAACGCTTAATTTGGTATAAGGACTTGAAGAATATGGAATTAACGGATTTACGATTTACAAGGGTGATTTTTGGTTCAAGTTCAAGCCCTTACATTCTTGGTGCTACCATTAAAAAGCATATATCAAAATACAAGGACATTTATCCTAAAACGGTGCTTGCTTTGGAAGAAGATACTTATGTCGATGATATACAAGCAGGTGGAGAAACGGAAGATGAACTTATCaggtttaaaaatgaatcaacgCAATTCTTAATGAAAGCTGGGTTCCAGCTGCACAAATGGCATAGCAACGTGAGCAAATTGGGAAGCAACGCTGAGggcaaatcaacaaaaatactTGGGATTCCTTGGAACAAAGAAACGGATCAACTATCGATTGACTTTACTGCTTGCATCAATAGTGGAGATAAAGAAGTGATAACAAAAAGGAAAATGCTATCCGCCATTAACAGTGTTTTTGACGTATTGGGATTTAGTGCACCTATTTTAATCACTGGAAAAATATTATACAGTCGGCTATGCTTGTTAAAACTCGGATGGGATCAACAAATTCCATATGAACTTTCAGAAGAATGGAAGACCTGGATCAAGGCAATACGAATTAAAAGAACTATTTCAATTCCGCGGAGCGTTCTGTCTGAAAGAAGTATTGAAATGGAGCTCCATGGATTTTCAGATGCAAGTAAATCAGCAGTATGTGCATGCATCTACATTGCAGTGAGCCACCGATATTCGAAAACCAGTAACTTACTTGTAGCGAAAGCACGGATCGCACCAAGGGATCTTAGTATTCCTAGACTGGAGCTGGTAGCAGCACACACCTTGAGCAAGTTAATGAATCACGTTAGGAAGACATTGAACAAGTATAATATTATTGAAGTATATCATTGGGTTGACAGTACTGCAGTACTTTATTGGTTAAAAGAAAGGGGCAGTTGGTCACAATTTGTCAGGAACCGAGTTCAACAGATATTATTAAATGGAGAAGTAAAATGGCTTTATGTCCCAACAAAAGAAAACCCAAGTGATCTTGGAACAAGAGGAGTAAGTCCTGAGAAACTAACAAGTTTGTGGTTCAATGGACCTATATGGTTAAAACACAAAGAAAATTGGCCAATTCAACCAGAAATATTTGAAACGCCGAACGCATTATGTGAAACTATTCATTTAAGAGAGAACGTCAGTATGGCAACAGAAGAAATAAAGGGACTTCATATATTTAAGGAAATATTGAGTAAACACAAGTATTGGAAAATCATAAGAATATCATCTTTcataaaaaggtttatttacaattgtcggaatgaagaaaaaataacagGACCACTGAATGCTGAAGAGATGATAGAAGCGGAGTTGGTGAATCTTAAGTTACTACAAGAAGCTGTT
This Hydra vulgaris chromosome 04, alternate assembly HydraT2T_AEP DNA region includes the following protein-coding sequences:
- the LOC136079492 gene encoding uncharacterized protein LOC136079492; this translates as MLGWTLSGRRTQFSSGIERSFLLNTGRDEFEQMCSLEVLGLSDTNSESMFHQDFSEKLHQTEEGFYETRMPWKKGVVKLPNNRNLALKRLGSVTTRLKKLKKLEQYNEIMMEQINEGILEMAPEKPTGEIIHYVPHQVVVKENAESTKMRIVYDCSARKDAKSPSLNDCLEVGPSLQPLIFDILVRNRMNKLCVLADVKKAFLQIRIHEMDRDAQRLIWYKDLKNMELTDLRFTRVIFGSSSSPYILGATIKKHISKYKDIYPKTVLALEEDTYVDDIQAGGETEDELIRFKNESTQFLMKAGFQLHKWHSNVSKLGSNAEGKSTKILGIPWNKETDQLSIDFTACINSGDKEVITKRKMLSAINSVFDVLGFSAPILITGKILYSRLCLLKLGWDQQIPYELSEEWKTWIKAIRIKRTISIPRSVLSERSIEMELHGFSDASKSAVCACIYIAVSHRYSKTSNLLVAKARIAPRDLSIPRLELVAAHTLSKLMNHVRKTLNKYNIIEVYHWVDSTAVLYWLKERGSWSQFVRNRVQQILLNGEVKWLYVPTKENPSDLGTRGVSPEKLTSLWFNGPIWLKHKENWPIQPEIFETPNALCETIHLRENVSMATEEIKGLHIFKEILSKHKYWKIIRISSFIKRFIYNCRNEEKITGPLNAEEMIEAELVNLKLLQEAVAIKSNVELKQDEKQLWRCHGKVSGYNPIFVPKGFQLTLKIIEYHHAKTLHGGVGDTMSSIRERFWIPNLRVAVKKVIRECNLCKRYRVKPLLPPTRAMLPRFRTENIEPFTVTGVDFAGPLKYKAQGKLVEKCYVALFTCACTRAVYLRLCHDLTAGEFQRILKEFVVRKGPPQMMISDNAKTFVATGKWLLTLKKDENLANYLATTAIKWRFNLSRAPWWGGLFERLIGIMKKSLSKTIGKGILNFFELEEVLLDVECVMNNRPLCYQGDQFDKQVLTPNVLMRGRPAVLLEEDIDLITRDDCALRRIKFVKSCKNHLRKRWMNEYVHAMEERQQAREKRGNVKLPEVGSMVLIKDDVKDKALLNIGRIENNIKGKDGVIRGFKIRLGNGYVIERPIQLVCDLEMGCGTESGIES